AATAGTAAAGGATAGCGAGAGAGTAAGCAGAAACCTCTGCTTCAAGTGAATGTAGTTTGTAATTACTGTGATGCAAGGCAGTGTaatgttctctctctccccataaaAGAGTGTTACAGACTTGAAATTGATCATTTTGATAAGAAGATTGATTTCTTTTAGAGAGATATAGACACACAGACATCACTAAGGAAAATCTTCTAGCCAGAATTAAATTGAAGCCTATTTTCCCCATCCACTACTTCTGCTTTATTTTGCACACTTAAAGACTGCAGATATGATGATGGCCAAAATACCTGTCTCTGAAATAACTAAAAGTGAAGGGTCTTCTCTCCCACCGATATTATTAATGGTTAAAAacgtatttgttttatttagagtCTGTTGACATCAATGTAACACCCAACAAAAGGCAAATATTTCTGCAAGAAGAAAAGCTTTTACTAGCAATTCTAAAAACTTCAATGATGGGAATGTTTGGAAGTGAAGTTAACAAACTTGTCCTCAGCCAGAAGCTGATGGATGTTGAAGGTAAGAATGACAGCCACCATTTATAAAAACCATCTTTGTATCAGGATTGAAGCTTTTAAGGTTGTGGAGCTGATTGATTTGGAGGCCGAAGCCCATTAGTTTAATTGTATgacaggctgagtctctcttatccaaaatgcttaggaccagaagagTTCTGGactttggatttttgttttccaGATGTTGGGATATTTGCAAATACGTAATGAAGATATTTTggcgatgggacccaagtctaaacacaaaatttatttatgtttcatatatacattttatacacatagtctgaaggccCATCAACATAAGGCCCATTCAGTTGGGCATACAACTAGGTTACTACTTAGTGTTGTGAGCACATTGACTAAACTTACCCAGTTTTTATGCTTGCAGACCTTTGCATGGTTACCTGAGAGTAAGCCAAACTGAATGTAGCAGACAAATCTGAATAGACATGCGCAAGATTGCATTGAATGTGGACAGTTGGTTTGCTGTGCCATTGAATACTGAGCAGTCATTGGCAAGCATTGTCTCTCTTTGCATCTAAAATGGCGCTTGACAGAGTCACAGTCTTCCTGCAACTTGGGTTTTTAATCACATCTTAAACCCtttcttcttattcttccttAGGAAACGTTAAACCTGGGGTTCAAAATGAGGCAGAAGCACCTGTCTTGGAAACGCGTCATTCCTTCTCTCAGGATCTGGGTGGAAATGCCAAAATAGCAATGACCGTGGCCAGACTTCGGgagtcaaaatcaaggtttgcttaatagaatgtattttgttcacagtattttcaaaccatggatgacaaatccatggatacagaatgctGATTGTAATAAATCTCCTCCATTCAGTGAAAGCGTTTC
This region of Sceloporus undulatus isolate JIND9_A2432 ecotype Alabama unplaced genomic scaffold, SceUnd_v1.1 scaffold_15607, whole genome shotgun sequence genomic DNA includes:
- the LOC121918541 gene encoding mismatch repair endonuclease PMS2-like is translated as VSKVVNEVYHMYNRHQHPCVVLNICADSESVDINVTPNKRQIFLQEEKLLLAILKTSMMGMFGSEVNKLVLSQKLMDVEGNVKPGVQNEAEAPVLETRHSFSQDLGGNAKIAMTVARLRESKS